A genomic window from Pagrus major chromosome 23, Pma_NU_1.0 includes:
- the cacng5b gene encoding voltage-dependent calcium channel gamma-5 subunit — protein MSACSRKALTLLSSVFAISGLGLLGVAVSTDYWLYLEEGIIMPLNQSTAIKTSLHSGLWRVCFLAGEETGRCFTIAYIMPMNVQLTSESTVNMLKMIRSATPFPLVSLFFMFIGFVLNNIGHVRPHRTILAFVSGIFFILSGLALVVGLVLYISSINDEMLNRTKSNEAYFTYKYGWSFAFAAISFLLTESAGVMSVYLFMKRYSAEEIYQPRHPSFYRPRLSNCSDHSGQFLHPEAWSRGRSPSDISSEASLQMSASYPALLKCPEYDQVSSSPC, from the exons ATGAGCGCGTGCAGCAGGAAGGCCCTGACATTGCTGAGCAGCGTCTTTGCAATCAGCGGCCTGGGGCTGCTCGGAGTGGCAGTCAGCACCGACTACTGGCTGTACCTGGAGGAGGGCATCATTATGCCTCTGAACCAGAGCACTGCCATCAAGACCTCGCTGCACTCCGGCCTCTGGAGGGTCTGCTTCCTGGCCG GCGAAGAGACCGGTCGCTGCTTTACCATAGCGTACATCATGCCCATGAATGTCCAGCTGACGTCAGAGTCCACAGTGAACATGCTCA agATGATCCGCTCAGCCACTCCGTTCCCTCTGGTCAGCCTCTTCTTCATGTTCATCGGCTTTGTCCTCAACAACATCGGGCATGTTCGGCCTCACCGCACCATCCTGGCGTTTGTCTCGGgaatcttcttcatcctctcgg GTCTGGCTCTGGTGGTGGGTCTGGTGCTGTACATCTCCAGTATTAATGATGAAATGCTGAACAGGACTAAGAGCAATGAGGCCTATTTCACCTACAAGTACGGCTGGTCCTTTGCCTTCGCTGCCATCTCCTTCCTGCTCACTGAG AGTGCAGGCGTCATGTCCGTCTACCTGTTCATGAAGCGCTACTCAGCAGAGGAGATCTACCAGCCCCGTCACCCCAGTTTCTACCGCCCTCGCCTCAGCAACTGCTCCGACCACTCGGGCCAGTTCCTCCACCCGGAGGCCTGGTCACGTGGGCGGAGTCCCTCCGACATCTCCAGTGAAGCTTCACTCCAGATGAGCGCCAGCTACCCCGCTCTCCTCAAATGCCCCGAATATGATCAGGTCTCCTCTTCACCCTGCTGA